A genomic stretch from Ureibacillus composti includes:
- the trxA gene encoding thioredoxin — protein MAIVNVTDQNFSEEIASGVVLVDFWATWCGPCKMIAPVLEEIDAEIGNEVKIAKLDVDNNQATAAEYQVMSIPTLLLFKDGELKGKTVGFQPKEALIDFINTNK, from the coding sequence ATGGCAATTGTTAATGTTACAGATCAAAACTTTTCAGAAGAAATCGCTTCAGGCGTTGTGTTAGTAGATTTTTGGGCAACTTGGTGTGGACCTTGTAAAATGATTGCACCAGTTTTAGAAGAAATTGATGCAGAAATTGGAAATGAAGTTAAAATTGCTAAACTTGATGTTGATAATAACCAGGCGACTGCTGCAGAATATCAAGTAATGTCAATCCCAACTTTACTACTTTTCAAAGATGGGGAGCTAAAAGGAAAAACTGTTGGTTTCCAACCAAAAGAAGCATTAATCGATTTTATTAATACAAATAAATAA
- a CDS encoding MFS transporter produces the protein MQNNQRNNKKRYTILALLFLGWCLSYLDRMAMNVGIVEIAKDFNLSPSVMGVVLSSFFAGYALMQLPGGWLADKFGSRKVITIAIFFWSLFTVLTGMAWSLMSMIFIRFMFGLGEGGYPAASSKAIADVFPKQERTSAQTIMMSSNSLGGVIAPLIATPLLVWIGWQNLFIAIGILGVFVAALLWYYLSPKNMQIENDENEKVQKASFKEVLKIRTSWQLTIMWFGVSTVVWGLISWMPPYLVNVRGLDLMSMGMLTSIPAFAGAIGVILGGQLIKSLLIGKEKHLAVVSFIIMIVSLYLLFNAPSVALVIVYQSICMFFHGPIVAIIFGLPHRLFSRNVIGTTFGMINLGGMVGAFLAPMVMGYLIELFNGIYASAFMYIIVCAVIGIIAATGLRTKMTHLKAAAPEVETQN, from the coding sequence ATGCAAAATAACCAAAGGAATAATAAAAAGAGGTATACAATCCTCGCTTTGCTATTTTTAGGATGGTGCTTGTCATATCTTGACAGAATGGCAATGAATGTGGGAATCGTAGAAATTGCAAAGGACTTTAATCTTAGTCCTTCTGTTATGGGGGTAGTGCTTAGTAGTTTCTTTGCTGGGTATGCGTTAATGCAATTGCCTGGTGGCTGGCTTGCCGATAAATTCGGTTCTCGAAAAGTCATTACGATTGCCATTTTCTTTTGGTCACTATTTACGGTGTTGACCGGGATGGCGTGGTCACTAATGTCTATGATATTTATTCGATTTATGTTTGGTCTCGGTGAAGGAGGATATCCTGCAGCAAGCTCCAAAGCAATAGCAGATGTATTTCCTAAACAAGAGCGAACTAGTGCCCAGACGATCATGATGTCATCTAATTCACTTGGTGGGGTAATTGCTCCTCTAATAGCGACGCCGTTACTTGTGTGGATTGGTTGGCAAAATCTCTTTATTGCCATTGGTATATTAGGAGTGTTTGTTGCAGCTTTACTTTGGTATTATTTAAGCCCTAAAAATATGCAGATTGAAAATGATGAGAATGAAAAGGTCCAAAAAGCTTCCTTTAAGGAAGTTTTAAAGATTCGTACTAGCTGGCAGTTAACGATTATGTGGTTTGGAGTAAGTACGGTGGTATGGGGCCTCATTTCTTGGATGCCACCTTACCTTGTAAATGTACGAGGTCTGGATTTAATGTCTATGGGAATGCTTACATCAATTCCTGCATTTGCAGGAGCTATTGGTGTGATACTAGGTGGTCAACTAATTAAGTCTTTGTTAATAGGGAAAGAAAAACACTTAGCAGTTGTGAGCTTTATCATTATGATTGTAAGTCTTTATTTATTATTTAACGCCCCTTCTGTTGCACTAGTCATTGTGTATCAATCGATTTGTATGTTCTTCCATGGTCCGATCGTAGCGATAATATTTGGTCTTCCACATCGATTATTCTCAAGGAATGTAATTGGTACTACATTTGGGATGATTAATCTTGGTGGGATGGTAGGAGCATTCCTTGCACCAATGGTTATGGGATATTTAATCGAATTATTTAACGGGATCTATGCATCTGCTTTCATGTATATCATTGTTTGTGCTGTTATAGGAATTATTGCAGCTACAGGTCTTAGGACAAAAATGACTCATCTAAAAGCAGCTGCTCCAGAGGTGGAAACCCAAAACTAA
- a CDS encoding electron transfer flavoprotein subunit alpha/FixB family protein encodes MSNKVLVLAEVREGVLRNVSFEAIAASKQIADGGEVVGVLIGDGVSPLAGELIAYGADRVVTVEHPHLKTYTSDGFSQAFLAVYNQEKPNAVVFGHTSLGKDLSPKIASKLQSGLISDVTEIQGSGSATVYIRPIYSGKAFEKVKVKEGITFVTVRPNNIAPLTKDSGRTGAVSALSVEITNLRTIIKEVVRKSTTGVDLSEAKVVVAGGRGVKSAEGFEPLQQLADLLGGAVGASRGACDADYCDYSLQIGQTGKVVTPDLYIAAGISGAIQHLAGMSNSKVIVAINKDPEANIFKVADYGIVGDLFEVIPLLIEEFKALKVNA; translated from the coding sequence ATGTCAAACAAAGTGTTAGTGTTAGCTGAAGTTCGTGAAGGGGTATTACGTAATGTTTCATTTGAAGCCATTGCTGCATCTAAACAAATTGCAGATGGTGGAGAGGTTGTAGGTGTCTTAATTGGCGACGGGGTTTCACCATTAGCTGGGGAGTTAATTGCTTACGGAGCTGACCGTGTTGTAACAGTTGAACATCCTCATCTGAAAACATATACATCAGACGGTTTTAGCCAAGCATTTTTAGCGGTTTATAATCAAGAAAAACCAAATGCAGTTGTTTTTGGTCATACTTCATTAGGAAAAGATTTATCACCAAAAATTGCTTCTAAATTACAATCTGGGTTAATTTCAGACGTAACAGAAATTCAAGGGTCTGGTAGTGCAACTGTTTATATTCGACCTATCTATTCTGGTAAAGCATTTGAAAAGGTTAAGGTTAAAGAGGGCATTACATTTGTGACTGTTCGTCCTAATAATATTGCCCCACTAACAAAGGATTCAGGGCGAACTGGTGCAGTTTCAGCATTATCAGTTGAAATTACAAACCTACGTACAATCATTAAGGAAGTTGTTCGAAAATCTACTACTGGTGTAGATTTATCTGAAGCAAAAGTAGTGGTTGCTGGCGGACGTGGAGTTAAGTCAGCTGAAGGATTTGAACCACTTCAACAACTTGCTGATTTACTGGGTGGCGCAGTTGGAGCATCGAGGGGTGCGTGTGATGCAGATTACTGTGACTATTCATTACAAATTGGACAAACAGGTAAAGTTGTAACACCAGATTTATATATCGCTGCAGGTATTTCAGGTGCTATTCAACATTTAGCTGGTATGTCAAACTCAAAAGTAATTGTTGCAATTAATAAAGATCCAGAGGCAAATATATTTAAAGTAGCTGATTATGGAATTGTTGGAGATTTATTTGAAGTAATTCCATTACTTATTGAAGAGTTTAAAGCATTAAAAGTGAACGCATAA
- a CDS encoding succinate dehydrogenase cytochrome b558 subunit: MSNNREFYWRRLHSLLGVIPVGLFLVFHLSLNFTATGGEDAYNNSTGVMDLVPHSLLLIVEWIVIYIPLLFHGLYGVYIAFTATHNVNRFGTFRNWMFALQRFTGVFLVIFIAWHIFQTRIQKALGADVDFNMMEQIVSNPLMLAFYIVGILSATFHLANGLWSFLVSWGITQSPSSQKVATYVTMIFFVLVSIIGVAAILAFV; this comes from the coding sequence TTGTCAAACAATCGAGAGTTTTACTGGAGACGCTTACATTCTCTATTAGGAGTAATTCCGGTAGGTTTGTTCTTAGTGTTTCACTTATCTTTGAACTTCACTGCAACTGGTGGAGAAGATGCTTACAACAATTCTACAGGTGTGATGGACTTAGTACCACATTCATTACTGTTAATTGTTGAGTGGATAGTAATTTACATACCATTATTATTCCACGGATTATACGGAGTTTATATTGCCTTTACTGCTACACATAACGTAAATCGTTTTGGCACATTCCGTAACTGGATGTTCGCATTACAACGTTTTACTGGTGTATTCTTAGTGATTTTCATAGCTTGGCATATCTTCCAAACTCGTATTCAAAAAGCTCTTGGAGCAGATGTAGACTTCAATATGATGGAACAAATTGTTTCTAATCCTTTAATGTTAGCGTTCTACATTGTAGGTATTTTATCTGCTACTTTCCATTTAGCTAACGGACTTTGGTCATTCTTAGTAAGTTGGGGTATTACACAATCACCTAGCTCTCAAAAAGTTGCAACATACGTAACAATGATTTTCTTTGTTCTAGTAAGTATTATTGGTGTGGCTGCAATTCTAGCATTCGTATAA
- a CDS encoding aspartate kinase codes for MTSVVVKIDSFSLSTPANIEQISKRIVEEKKRGRNIIVVVSSEELLEEPYRKFAYALSKQPSKRELDVLQSIGSQATSALLAIAIQQRGFKAVSLTGWQAGIETVEVNQKVRIEQIKIESIINYISKGDIPIVAGSQGFDYKNNKISILGDGGSDTTAVAIAAAIEAECVEILTNTEGIYTADPSIVPQAKKLKQISYDELLELTHLGSKIVHPRAVEMAKKYDMPIIVRSSTSDIPGTLIKGEVEMEKNVIVRGVAYEAEIIRLTVGYEKYEHALLANIFTTLADHQIDVDIIVQSVIDGVKPTVSFSIAKEDFADAIKVLESNKSTLGFSFADFEVGLAKVSIVGSGMVSNPGVAARMFNRLCKENIPVKMVSTSEIKVSVVVPQEDMVRAANALHDEFNLVEEYV; via the coding sequence ATGACAAGTGTAGTTGTAAAAATTGATAGTTTTTCATTATCTACACCAGCGAATATTGAGCAAATATCGAAACGAATTGTTGAAGAGAAAAAACGAGGACGTAATATTATTGTTGTTGTTTCCTCAGAAGAATTACTGGAGGAACCGTATAGAAAATTTGCTTATGCACTTTCAAAACAACCATCAAAACGTGAATTAGATGTTTTGCAATCTATTGGGTCGCAAGCTACTAGTGCGCTATTAGCGATTGCTATTCAACAACGCGGCTTTAAAGCTGTTTCATTAACTGGATGGCAAGCAGGAATTGAAACTGTTGAAGTAAATCAAAAGGTTCGAATTGAACAGATTAAAATTGAATCAATCATTAACTATATCAGTAAGGGTGACATTCCGATTGTAGCGGGCTCTCAAGGATTTGATTACAAAAATAATAAAATTTCTATATTAGGAGATGGAGGCTCTGATACAACTGCAGTAGCGATAGCTGCGGCAATTGAAGCAGAATGTGTTGAGATTTTAACAAACACGGAAGGTATATATACTGCAGATCCATCTATAGTGCCACAAGCAAAAAAGTTAAAACAAATTTCTTATGATGAACTGCTTGAATTAACTCATCTAGGTTCAAAAATTGTTCACCCACGTGCAGTTGAAATGGCAAAAAAATACGATATGCCAATTATAGTTCGTTCCAGTACGAGTGATATTCCAGGTACGCTAATAAAGGGAGAGGTTGAAATGGAGAAAAACGTAATTGTTCGTGGTGTAGCATATGAAGCAGAAATTATTCGATTAACAGTAGGCTATGAAAAATATGAACATGCTTTACTTGCTAATATATTTACAACATTAGCAGATCATCAAATTGATGTTGATATTATCGTTCAATCGGTAATTGACGGGGTAAAACCAACTGTTTCATTTTCAATCGCTAAAGAAGATTTTGCTGATGCAATCAAAGTACTTGAATCCAATAAAAGTACATTAGGATTTAGTTTCGCAGATTTTGAAGTTGGATTAGCAAAAGTATCAATTGTTGGCTCTGGAATGGTATCTAACCCTGGTGTTGCAGCTCGTATGTTTAACCGACTTTGTAAAGAAAATATTCCTGTTAAAATGGTAAGTACATCTGAAATTAAGGTGTCAGTAGTAGTGCCTCAAGAGGATATGGTTCGAGCAGCAAATGCATTGCATGACGAATTTAATTTAGTAGAAGAATATGTTTAA
- a CDS encoding helix-turn-helix domain-containing protein, which yields MEGKEALLQQLSLENQKAQFHVMNLMESFRVMNSTLELDEVLKKIMHFALKIVETAEAGYIQMYDESSNQLIVKTYVGFNDSICHFKVNVGESITGKVFRDGRLKLITKREEIYSRMDDLSEENFHLIDNAHPNNQHIQSLLSVPVSFGDKRIGVMTFHCFDVEDRLNETDFLLLESFAAQAAIALHNAQLHSEVQKSLGEVIHLSQKLKEANTILEKQTEIHNHLTELLVQNNKGLKGIIKEMDRLMERKLVYADYLEGICFPEHIKYLDKFLDDIFLIFANKTEPSYVSIRDITEIDCHIYPIRSGSVFLGCLILEGSSLLSQLDKLIIEQGAPILSLEIMKLRSQTEIMYKKTYETYQQFLKIKNPQQAEIAAKELGIHNHYFLQTAIIELDGNVDLRSLENDAMLLLTHLKEKLPLEDSLLFCYHNKIFYFSSAKDATIETSLIKTLERSINWWNEGFSVRARAGFSTGYFYPGQAEENHIKAEKALLHLKKQKKKGFLHYKDIGISALFLNHPLEEINSFLQETFSRLWTNQEKEVELLQTLFKYVENNRSMAATAKELHIHTNTLYHRIKKIEELVAMDFSQYEDYLKVQLAVYLYKTFMVD from the coding sequence ATGGAAGGAAAAGAAGCACTTCTTCAACAATTAAGTTTAGAAAACCAAAAGGCACAATTTCATGTTATGAATTTAATGGAAAGCTTTCGAGTAATGAATTCTACTCTCGAATTAGATGAAGTCCTGAAGAAAATCATGCATTTCGCCTTAAAAATTGTTGAAACAGCAGAGGCGGGATATATCCAAATGTATGATGAATCCTCAAATCAACTAATCGTTAAGACATATGTAGGCTTTAATGACAGTATTTGCCATTTTAAAGTAAATGTGGGTGAATCGATTACGGGGAAAGTTTTTAGGGATGGCCGTCTAAAACTAATTACAAAAAGAGAAGAAATCTATAGTCGAATGGATGATTTAAGCGAAGAAAATTTCCACTTAATTGATAATGCACATCCAAACAATCAACATATCCAATCGCTCTTATCTGTCCCTGTTTCATTTGGAGATAAACGGATTGGTGTGATGACATTTCACTGCTTTGATGTAGAAGATCGACTGAACGAAACAGATTTCCTTCTTTTAGAAAGCTTTGCAGCTCAAGCAGCGATTGCACTTCATAATGCGCAACTTCATTCAGAAGTACAAAAAAGTCTAGGTGAAGTAATTCATTTGTCACAGAAGCTCAAGGAAGCTAACACAATTTTAGAAAAGCAAACCGAAATTCACAATCATCTCACAGAATTATTGGTACAAAACAACAAAGGGCTAAAAGGGATTATCAAAGAAATGGATAGGCTGATGGAAAGAAAACTAGTCTATGCGGATTATTTAGAGGGTATTTGCTTTCCAGAACACATTAAGTATTTGGATAAATTTTTAGATGATATATTCTTGATTTTTGCTAATAAAACTGAGCCAAGCTATGTATCCATTCGTGACATCACCGAAATCGATTGCCATATATACCCAATTAGGTCAGGCTCTGTATTTTTAGGTTGTCTAATTTTAGAAGGCAGTTCTCTTCTATCACAACTTGATAAGCTAATTATCGAACAGGGCGCACCTATTCTTTCTCTTGAAATAATGAAGCTAAGATCACAAACTGAAATTATGTATAAAAAAACCTATGAAACATACCAACAATTTCTGAAGATAAAAAACCCTCAGCAGGCTGAGATTGCTGCAAAGGAATTGGGCATACATAATCATTATTTTCTACAAACAGCGATTATTGAATTAGATGGAAATGTCGATTTACGTTCTCTTGAGAATGATGCAATGCTTCTTCTTACACATTTAAAAGAGAAGCTCCCATTAGAAGATAGCCTTCTTTTTTGCTATCATAATAAAATTTTTTATTTTTCATCAGCCAAAGATGCTACCATCGAAACATCACTGATAAAAACACTTGAAAGAAGTATCAATTGGTGGAATGAAGGGTTTTCAGTAAGAGCGAGAGCAGGATTTAGCACAGGTTATTTCTACCCCGGACAAGCCGAAGAAAATCATATAAAAGCAGAAAAAGCCCTACTGCACTTAAAAAAACAAAAGAAAAAAGGCTTCCTTCATTACAAGGATATTGGAATCAGTGCTCTTTTTTTAAACCATCCGCTTGAAGAAATTAATTCGTTTCTACAAGAAACATTTTCTAGATTATGGACAAATCAAGAAAAGGAAGTCGAACTACTACAGACACTTTTCAAGTATGTTGAAAATAATCGTTCGATGGCTGCTACCGCTAAGGAACTTCATATACATACAAATACGCTATATCACCGTATTAAAAAGATAGAGGAATTGGTTGCTATGGATTTTAGCCAATATGAGGATTACTTAAAAGTACAACTCGCGGTCTATCTTTATAAAACTTTCATGGTTGATTGA
- a CDS encoding M20 family metallopeptidase — protein MLLDQLMRKLDEKKERIIEIRRYLHKHPELSFQEEETAKYISDFYRNVPVDSVETNFGGKRGVVVTIRGVKPGKTIAIRADFDALPIKEETGLPFASQNEGVMHACGHDGHTAYMLVLAETLAELKDQLKGTIRVIHQPAEETPPGGAIGMIKAGVLDGVDAILGIHVMSNLKTGHIYYRSGNTQTGRSYFKLIVQGSGGHGSSPHLANDAIVAASSFVMNIQTIVSRRINPFDIASITIGNLDGKGSFNVIKDAVTIEGDVRTMALETQKVVEMQLRTFAEGLEKSYGVKSIFEYHNDYPVLYNHPEVTNQVRRALEEASIKEVEAVLETPPLPPSEDFAYYLEKIPGCFFYVGALPESGEGYPHHHPKFDINEKSLIICAKAMAAVVASYCDGSEL, from the coding sequence ATGTTATTAGACCAATTAATGAGAAAATTAGATGAAAAGAAGGAACGAATAATTGAAATTCGCCGTTATTTACATAAACACCCGGAACTTTCCTTCCAAGAAGAAGAAACAGCTAAGTATATTAGCGATTTTTACCGGAATGTACCCGTAGATTCAGTTGAAACGAACTTTGGTGGTAAACGTGGTGTTGTTGTAACTATTAGAGGGGTGAAACCGGGAAAAACTATAGCAATTCGTGCGGATTTCGATGCCTTACCGATTAAGGAAGAAACAGGACTACCCTTTGCTTCCCAAAATGAAGGTGTGATGCATGCTTGTGGTCATGATGGTCACACAGCATATATGTTGGTATTAGCTGAGACTTTAGCGGAGTTAAAAGACCAACTAAAAGGGACGATTCGAGTGATTCATCAACCAGCTGAAGAGACTCCACCAGGTGGGGCAATTGGGATGATAAAAGCGGGAGTCCTTGATGGAGTTGATGCAATACTTGGTATTCATGTAATGAGTAATTTGAAAACGGGACACATTTATTATCGAAGCGGTAATACACAGACGGGAAGATCTTATTTTAAATTAATTGTTCAAGGAAGCGGTGGTCACGGATCATCACCACATTTAGCAAATGACGCAATCGTTGCAGCTAGTTCCTTCGTGATGAACATACAAACAATCGTTAGCCGCCGTATCAATCCTTTTGATATCGCTTCCATTACGATCGGAAATCTTGATGGGAAGGGTTCCTTTAATGTGATTAAAGATGCAGTAACAATTGAAGGTGACGTTCGAACAATGGCACTAGAAACCCAAAAAGTTGTAGAAATGCAATTACGAACTTTTGCGGAAGGGTTAGAAAAATCATATGGTGTTAAATCTATTTTTGAATATCACAATGACTATCCAGTGTTATATAATCACCCTGAAGTAACCAATCAAGTACGCCGTGCTTTGGAAGAAGCGTCTATTAAAGAAGTGGAAGCTGTGTTGGAAACCCCGCCTCTGCCACCTTCAGAAGATTTTGCTTACTATCTTGAAAAAATACCGGGATGCTTCTTTTATGTTGGTGCGCTTCCAGAGTCGGGCGAAGGATATCCACATCATCATCCTAAGTTTGATATTAATGAAAAAAGTTTAATTATTTGTGCTAAAGCAATGGCTGCAGTTGTCGCCTCCTATTGTGATGGGAGCGAACTGTAA
- a CDS encoding electron transfer flavoprotein subunit beta/FixA family protein, translated as MNIFVLVKRTFDTEEKITISGGKIQDDGAEYIINPYDEYAIEEAIQVRDAQGGKVTVVTIGGEDAEKQLRTALAMGADEAVLINTEDDLDELDQYSTALILAEYFKDKEVDLILAGNVAIDGGTGQVGPRVADLLGINYVTTITDLKIDGTSVKIVRDIEGDSEIIETSLPLLVTAQQGLNEPRYPSLPGIMKAKKKPLAELELDDLDIDEDDVEVKVETVEVFLPPKKEAGRILQGELSEQVKELVNLLHSEAKVV; from the coding sequence ATGAACATTTTTGTATTAGTAAAACGCACGTTTGACACAGAGGAAAAAATTACAATTTCAGGTGGCAAAATTCAAGACGATGGTGCTGAATATATCATCAATCCGTATGATGAGTACGCAATAGAAGAAGCTATACAAGTTCGAGATGCTCAGGGCGGTAAGGTAACAGTTGTTACTATCGGGGGAGAAGATGCAGAGAAACAACTACGTACAGCGTTAGCAATGGGAGCAGATGAAGCCGTCCTAATTAATACCGAAGATGATTTAGATGAATTAGATCAATATTCAACTGCTTTAATTCTAGCAGAGTATTTTAAAGATAAAGAGGTTGATTTAATATTAGCTGGAAACGTAGCTATTGATGGTGGAACTGGACAAGTAGGACCTCGTGTAGCTGATCTATTAGGCATAAACTATGTAACAACAATTACAGATTTAAAAATTGATGGTACAAGCGTTAAGATCGTGCGTGACATCGAAGGGGATTCAGAAATAATCGAGACTTCATTACCGTTATTAGTAACTGCACAACAAGGTTTAAATGAGCCAAGATATCCTTCTTTACCAGGTATCATGAAAGCGAAAAAGAAGCCGCTAGCAGAACTAGAATTAGATGATTTAGACATTGATGAAGATGACGTAGAAGTAAAAGTTGAAACAGTGGAAGTATTTTTACCTCCGAAAAAAGAGGCTGGTCGTATTTTACAGGGTGAATTATCAGAGCAAGTAAAGGAACTTGTAAATTTACTTCATTCGGAAGCAAAAGTTGTCTAA
- a CDS encoding YslB family protein, with product MSSYEIKTVPAFGYELFRDHLLPAILGKHQDDVLYWAGKDLARKFPCTDNQLIISFFEDAGWGKLTLEKEEKDGYIFHLTNDDDLLNISNRTFRLEAGFIAEQLQIFKGYLTECYDEKKEKQCLVEFHVKWDLKERVNEK from the coding sequence ATGTCTTCCTATGAAATAAAAACTGTACCCGCCTTTGGTTATGAATTATTCCGGGACCATTTACTGCCTGCTATACTAGGAAAACACCAAGATGATGTTCTATACTGGGCTGGAAAAGACTTAGCTAGAAAATTTCCATGCACTGATAATCAATTAATTATCTCATTCTTTGAAGATGCTGGTTGGGGCAAACTAACATTAGAAAAGGAAGAAAAAGATGGTTATATCTTTCATTTAACAAATGATGATGATTTATTAAATATTTCCAATCGAACATTCCGTCTTGAAGCAGGGTTTATCGCAGAGCAGTTACAAATTTTTAAAGGATACTTAACTGAATGTTATGATGAAAAAAAAGAAAAACAATGCTTAGTAGAATTCCATGTGAAATGGGATCTTAAAGAAAGAGTAAACGAAAAATAA
- the uvrC gene encoding excinuclease ABC subunit UvrC — protein MNETIQNKLAILPENPGCYLMKDRQGTIIYVGKAKVLKNRVRSYFTGSHDGKTQRLVSEIEDFEYIVTSSDLEALILELNLIKLHDPKYNIMLKDDKSYPYIKITNEKYPRILTTRKVKKDKAKYFGPYPNAFAANETRKLLDRIYPLRKCANLPDRVCLYYHLGQCLAPCVKEVEPKVYDDMIDEISKFLSGGYEEVKKDLEAKMLEAAEKLEFERAKEFRDQITHIETIMQKQKIVSGDLSNRDVFGYSVEKGWMCVQVFFVRQGKLIERDVSIFPIYRDPEEEFLTFVGRFYDIAEHIKPKEIFIPDTIDETILEKLLDIKVIIPKRGSKKELVKLAMKNAEIAIHEKFQLIERQEERTIGACEELGDAMYIGTPLRIEAFDNSHMHGTDAVSAMVVFIDGKPAKKEYRKYKLREAAKHDDYGAMQEVIRRRYSRVLKENLPLPDLIIIDGGKGQMEVAREVIEDELGLYIPIAGLAKDDKHNTSQLLYGDPPEPIPLKRTSDGFYLLQRIQDEVHRFAITFLRQQHGTNAIHSVLDEIEGVGPKRKKQLLKHFGSIKKIREATIEELMEANIPSNTATAIFNHFQKDPSTTE, from the coding sequence ATGAATGAAACCATTCAAAATAAATTAGCTATTCTTCCAGAAAATCCTGGATGTTATTTAATGAAGGACCGACAAGGAACTATTATCTATGTGGGAAAGGCAAAGGTCCTTAAAAATCGTGTGCGCTCTTATTTCACTGGTTCACATGATGGGAAAACTCAAAGACTAGTTAGTGAAATTGAGGACTTTGAATATATTGTTACATCGAGTGATTTAGAAGCCTTAATTTTAGAATTAAATTTAATTAAACTACATGATCCAAAATATAACATTATGCTAAAGGATGATAAATCTTATCCTTATATTAAAATAACGAATGAAAAATATCCGCGTATACTAACAACTAGAAAAGTGAAGAAAGATAAGGCAAAATATTTCGGTCCTTATCCTAATGCCTTTGCTGCAAATGAAACTCGTAAACTTTTGGATCGAATCTATCCTTTACGAAAATGTGCAAATCTTCCAGATCGGGTTTGTTTGTACTATCATCTTGGCCAATGTTTAGCACCTTGTGTAAAAGAGGTAGAGCCGAAAGTTTACGATGATATGATCGATGAAATATCGAAGTTTTTAAGCGGTGGATATGAAGAAGTGAAAAAAGATTTGGAAGCTAAAATGTTAGAGGCAGCAGAAAAACTTGAATTTGAACGTGCTAAAGAATTCCGTGACCAAATAACTCATATAGAGACAATAATGCAAAAACAAAAAATTGTTTCTGGTGATTTATCGAATCGAGATGTATTTGGTTATTCAGTGGAAAAGGGATGGATGTGTGTCCAAGTATTTTTTGTGCGTCAAGGAAAATTAATTGAACGAGATGTTTCTATTTTTCCAATATATCGCGACCCGGAAGAGGAGTTCTTAACATTTGTTGGTCGTTTTTATGATATAGCTGAACATATTAAGCCAAAGGAAATATTTATTCCTGATACAATTGATGAAACCATTTTGGAAAAATTACTTGATATAAAGGTAATAATTCCAAAACGAGGGTCGAAAAAGGAACTCGTCAAGTTAGCAATGAAAAATGCAGAAATTGCTATACATGAAAAATTCCAACTAATTGAACGTCAAGAAGAAAGAACCATTGGAGCGTGCGAAGAATTGGGTGATGCTATGTATATTGGAACACCACTTCGCATTGAAGCATTTGATAATAGTCATATGCATGGTACTGATGCCGTTTCTGCCATGGTCGTTTTTATTGATGGAAAGCCAGCGAAAAAGGAATATCGTAAATATAAGCTAAGAGAAGCAGCCAAACATGATGATTATGGAGCAATGCAAGAAGTTATACGTAGACGCTATAGTCGTGTGCTAAAAGAAAATTTACCTTTACCAGATTTAATTATTATTGACGGTGGGAAAGGACAAATGGAGGTTGCGAGAGAAGTTATTGAGGATGAGCTTGGACTCTATATTCCGATTGCAGGATTAGCAAAAGATGATAAACATAATACATCCCAATTACTATATGGAGATCCACCTGAACCAATTCCACTTAAACGAACAAGTGATGGCTTCTACTTATTACAAAGAATTCAAGATGAAGTGCACCGCTTTGCTATTACTTTCCTTCGTCAGCAACATGGTACAAATGCCATTCATTCTGTGCTAGACGAAATTGAAGGTGTCGGACCAAAACGTAAAAAACAATTACTTAAGCATTTCGGGTCAATCAAAAAAATTCGAGAAGCAACAATTGAAGAGTTAATGGAAGCGAATATTCCAAGTAATACTGCAACTGCAATTTTTAATCATTTCCAAAAGGATCCATCAACAACCGAATAA